The Solanum pennellii chromosome 11, SPENNV200 genome contains a region encoding:
- the LOC107003628 gene encoding xyloglucan endotransglucosylase/hydrolase protein 2-like, translating to MINFQAILVFISFFFFVNQCLSANEVLFYQNYYQKYGGDHLTVTDQGKEVCLTIDQYTGSGFMSNQHFGSGDFSIDLKIPNKNSTGVITTFYLTSLPMNGDPGMHHDEIDFEFLGGDGQYTLNTNIFANDGGSREQQFNLDFDPTEDFHTYRILWNQHHIIFYADNVPIRVFKNNTNYGVNFPTHKMHIEATIWNDTNWVGEVDWSQGPFKAYYRNFTINGCQYQESNPQECYNNNNYYWNTITSLSPNEVQEFETVKAEQMIFSYCMRNNSRNFPECILN from the exons ATGATTAACTTTCAAGCAATTCTTGTTTTcattagttttttcttttttgttaatcAATGTTTAAGTGCAAATGAGGTTCTATTTTACcaaaattattatcaaaaatatGGAGGTGACCATCTAACTGTTACTGACCAGGGAAAAGAAGTTTGCCTAACTATAGACCAATATACag GTTCTGGATTTATGTCTAACCAACATTTTGGTTCTGGAGATTTTAGCATCGACTTAAAAATACCAAACAAGAACAGTACAGGAGTAATAACAACATTCTAC TTAACGTCACTGCCAATGAATGGAGATCCTGGAATGCATCATGATGAGATTGATTTTGAGTTCCTTGGAGGAGATGGACAATATacattaaatacaaatatatttgcaAATGATGGAGGAAGTAGAGAGCAACAATTCAATCTTGATTTTGATCCTACAGAAGATTTCCATACGTATCGAATTCTTTGGAATCAACATCATATCAT attttaCGCGGATAATGTTCCAATAAGAGTTTTCAAGAACAATACTAATTATGGAGTGAATTTTCCAACACACAAAATGCACATTGAAGCAACCATATGGAATGATACAAATTGGGTTGGAGAAGTAGATTGGAGCCAAGGACCATTCAAAGCTTATTATCGCAATTTTACGATTAATGGATGTCAATATCAAGAATCAAATCCTCAAGAatgctataataataataactattattGGAATACAATTACCAGTCTTAGTCCAAATGAAGTTCAGGAATTTGAAACTGTGAAGGCAGAACAAATGATTTTTAGTTATTGCATGAGGAACAATAGTAGAAATTTTCCAGAATGTATATtaaattga